ccccacaatgcaaataactaatcactaagccccctaacctaacaccacctaaattaaccccattacataaattaaaataatcctaaattataattaaaataataaatcctaaaattactttaaaaaagcccctatcaaaataaaaataccccctaatctaatactaaactacaaatatcccttaaaagttaaacagctcttttaccttttaaaaaaactgttcaaatcacccaataggatttcagtagctctcatcctattggctgatttgaatttgaagaatcaaatcagccaatagaaatgcaaaatTGCAACAGTTTAGTTGTTTGTTTAGAGTTAGATACTTGTATTATTCCAGggtttttaatatattaaatatcctTAATTAGTTCAGTGTATGTTCGTCTATTTACCGCAATCAGTTTGCTATGAAGTATCTTTACATGGAAAAGGCTTTTCCAGCCATTAATAATCTCTGACAATCCGTTACAATAGAATAGCCAATCAGCTTACAAGTCTTGAATTCAAATTTCAGTCCGGTATGCAGGTAATTTTTTATAATCCACAATACTTTAGTATACGCCTTTAAGCTTGTTTCAGTAGCGTTAAATATATTGTTCTTGAGTAACTTAAATTTTGTTAACTTTTAATAAACGTTAAAGCTCTTAGTTTGGTGCAACTTTCTAACCGCACAGTTAATGTGTAGGGGGGCTCTTACCTTTGTTGGTTCGTTCATCAGTTGCTGATATCCACTTAGGTGCAATCTGAGGTTTATTACCGTATTTCAGCTGTATTTAAGCTTACCCCTTATTCGTAACCGGGTATCTTGGAAAGTGCCCAACAAGTTCCGTTGTATATCCTTCAGCTGAATTCGTGTCAGCTTTTTCAAATGCGGTTCCTGCTGTCAGTGCCGATCAACCGCTCTGTagtaaaaaatgtttctttatccCGTATCAGCTGTTTGTTAGCACAATTTCACAGTCTCAAACTTCCTTCAAATCTACGCATTTCAGCATCGTActgatgcctttatcaagatgacaggaAGTTGGCTGGAGTCCATCTTTTATATCCACTTCTTAAGGggattttttatttcatttcttaaagggatcttgtttgtgtatattaaatgtatatactatGAAATTGTATCTTATTTTCTTTCACAGCTACAGATGAATTATAAAATTCTAGGCATCAATAAATTATACATCAAAAAATGGcaatttaaaacattttgaaaaaactggcaatataatattaaaaaactaACAATTTATTGTTAAAACAATTAGAAATTTAAATAACCATGAACAAAACAAGGATTTTAAGCAAACTCATCTTTATAcaccttaaattaaaattaaattgtagCGGTGTAtaaattaaaattgtatgataTTCTCAAAGTTAGCATTCCTCTAAaaaatatacatctatatcacatacTATACTACTTCTTAAAAACTTAGTTAAAAATACTCAATAAATATTCATAAACTATAACTTCAtaggtgcaaaaaaatatatataaaattttaatataaaaaacatatatgaaaaatacatatataaaatatataaaaataaatttatgggGGTTAATTTAAAATAGTTGGACATAATTAGAAGATTGATCTATTTCATAAGGATCTATATATAAGTATCTAAGATTTTTGtacctattatttaaataaagGGGTTCAAATCTAATTCCGCACTTAAGCCATTTGGAGTTAGCgtgttaaatttaaaaattaattctgCCTCAGTTAAAAGTAGGGTATTAGCTATATTTCCTCCCCTATGTAGATTAACTTTTTTTAAACCCCAATATTTTAGCCCACTAGTGCTTTGGTTGTGgcagtctttaaaatgtttagacaacAAGTGATCTTCAAAGCCCCACTCAATGTTTAATAAGTGTTGTCTTATTCTATCTCTTAATGGGCAGCTCGTTTGGCCTAAATATTGTCGCTTACATGGACACTGAATTATGTACACTACATTACTATTAGTACACCTTATAATGTCTTTAATATAAAACTTAAATCGTGATTGACTGGATTCTACAACTTTAGTTTTATTACTGAATTTACAGGCCTTACAGCCtaggcaaggaaaaaaaccttctatTTTTTGTCCTGTTAAAGTTACAtctgttttattcccttttttGTGGCAGAATTCACTAGGTGACAAAATATTCTTTAAAGATTTAGcccttacataaattattttgggTTTGTCACAATTAGATCACATAATAAAGGGTCCTTTTTGACCAAATACCAATGCTTATTTAATATTTTCGTTATTAGTTTATAATCTGAGCTATAATTTGTAATAAAGGCTGTGTCCTTAATCGTGTTTTCTTGTTCTTTCTTTTTACTATGGGTATTTCTGGGTTCTAATAATTTCTTTCTATCCTTTTGTTCTGCACATATCATTGCTTTGTTAATAATATTTTCACCATATCCACGTTCAgtgaatttttctttcaagattttagCTTGTTCCCTATAAGTCATTAAATCAGTACAGTTTTTTCTTAAACATAGGAATTGCCCCTTTGGGATGTTGGTCTTCCATAGATCTAAATGACAACTCTGGAAGTGGATATAATTATTTGCATCCACTTCCTTAAAAAGGTTTTAGTCAAAATTTGGTTCATTTCTATATAAACGtgaatatctaaaaaatctatttgttttGTATTGAATTCATGTGTGAAAGTTAGACCCCATGTATTTTGGTTCAGATCTTGTATAAATAAGTTGaggagttcctctcctcctttccacacaatgaagatgtcatctataaatcttttgaaCATAATTAATTTGTTAATTTGTTATTCCAGTGTGACTTCATAATATTTTCTAGTTCAAAAAGACCCATAAAGATATTCGCATAACTCGgtgcaaattttgtgcccatagctgtgccttttgtttgaataaaaaaactttccattaaaattgaaataattattattcaaaataaaatcaatacattGTAGTAAAAAATCTGCTTGTACGGTGGGTATTTCTATAAAAAaggagagagatgcactcagctgagacagaacaaaggctagaaaaacttccgtgcctgttcattttagcgtgccactcagggtgcatactcttttagcacactatgccccttcacagagcaaaaatatcctgtagcatatcagtctgaccctgcccaatgacagtccagcaccgaaataccaggcaatttttctctgaacaagagaaacaacaaccccagacgatcatttcggccttctgtgggcctcctcagtaaggtgcagtcgcatctctctacgggcatgtgtgcaaggagtccacgtctggtttccccttttactcttagggagacccaagagcaatttgcctaaatataaaaagagagagagatgcactcagctgagacagaacaaaggctagaaaaacttccgtgcctgttcattttagcgtgccactcagggtgcatactcttttagcacactatgccccttcacagagaaaaaatatcctgtagcatatcagtctgaccgtgcccaatgacagtccagcaccaaaataccaggcaattcttctctgaacaagagaaacaacaaccccagacgatcgttttggtgGGTATTTCTTCATCTTTATGTAGGTAATATTTAACAGCTTCAATGCCTAACTCATGAATAATATTCATGTACAGAGAATTTACATTGCATGTTACAAGTGTATAATCATCTTTCCACATAATATCCCCTAATAAATTTAAAAAGTGTGTTGAATCTTTAATATGAGATGGTAATGAGATCAAATATTTATGTAGAAAACTATCCACATATTCTAACAAGTTTGCAGTTAATGAATTTATACCTGATACTATCGGTCTACCTGGTGGGTTAGAAAGgtacttgtggattttgggtaaataataaaaaattggagttttcggatataaattatttaaaaaacaaaattcccTTTCATTGAGTATCTTTTCCCTTTTAACGAACTGTAATAGTTTGTCTAACTTTCCTATTTGATCTTTAATTGGATTAATCTTCAGTCTTTTATAGGTACTTTCATCATTTAGTAACCTGTATGATTCCTTAACATAATCCTCTGTATTTAGAATAACCAGGCCACTGCCCTTATCTGCGGGCTTTATCATAATATCAGGCTTGTTTTTTAAATCCCGTATTGTTTCATTCTCTCTTCTTGTTATATTTGAATATTTACTTTTTTTAAGTGTACATTTTTGGAGATCCTCTTTTATAGATTTCTCAAATATTTCCAAATATTTTCCTTTATCTTGTGTAGGATAATAGGTAGATTTCGGTTTtaaatttgtatgtgtatattggGACCCTAAACATGTGTTTGTAGAATTAGAATATTCTATGGGATTCTTCAAAAAGTGTCTTTTTACAATTAATTTACGTATATACTGATTAATATTTATCATGGTTTTGAATTTATTTAATCTCCTGGTTGGAGCAAAGGATAAGCCCATCTGTAAAACTTTTTTCTGTTCATCATTTAATATAACATTACTTAAATTAAAGATTCCTGTTGGggtggttttatttaaatttatcttaTTCTTTTGTTTCCTTGAAATTCTCCTTCCTCTTCCCCTtcttcctctaatcttcttttcccTTTTTGGAATTCTATATCCATTTCTTTTGGATCCCTCCTTATTCCCCATGGGGTATCCCATCCCGTGGAGGTTCCCCTAAAAAATGGGATTCAGATTCATTTTTCTCTCTAACATTTTCAtcatttttacctctataattttCTAATGGCTTGAATCTATTGGTTAGAGTAATGTTTCCTGTATTTGGTTGTTTCTTGTTTCCATAAAATCTATTCCCTTCATGGTTCCTATTTATAGTTCTATTTCTTTCAAAATTATTACTATATGTTCTTTGTCTGTTAGTCTATGATATTTCTGAATTTTAATTTGCTTCTTGTTGTGTATTCTCTCCACAATAAAATCTATTTTCTGGGTAATCTCTTCTTGGTGTGTACCtctgatatgtatatgtatttccTTGATTATAGTCTGCCCCTTTGTATTGATTTTGGTTTGAATTATAATCCTTCAATGTAACATGATTTCctctatttttaaaatatccttgcTGATTGTATCTATTTCCATATCTTTTATCTTCCCATCTCTTATAATGTTTATCCACATTGTTAAATTCTACCCTTTCTCTTCTCATATTTCCATTATTCCCATTTCTCCATTCTGGGGTATAATTTTTAGTATCTCTGTTAACTTTGCCATgattatttatcttgttttcttttctGAATAATTTTATAATAGCTTTTTCTCTATCATTAGTTGGTTTATTTTCACCAGTCATTATTTTTTGTTACTCACTTGTCTCTAAATCCCCTGTATCTTTATTTTGATAATCTTGTTCATCTCTGGTATATTTTTTCCACTTAAtttctattatttcttttttcgtgtttgttatattatttataatctgtttttgtttttccttaaaGTAAGGGTTATATACCTCTTTCGCTAATTTCCCTCTATATTCTTCTATTATCTGACTAGTATTGTTTAGTGAGTGTGTTCTAGCTTTTATAATAATTTTCATCAGGTCTATAGAGTCTATATTAACGCTACTGAAACAAGCTTAAAGGCGTATACTAAAGTATTGTGGATTATAAAAAATTACCTGCATACCGGACTATTTGAATTTAAGACTTGTAAGCTGATTGGCTATTCTATTGTCATGGATTGTCAGAGCTTATTAACAGCTGGAAAAGCCTTTCCGTGTAAAGACACTTCATAGCAAACTGATTGCGGTAAATAGCAAACTGATTGCAGTGGAATAATACAACAAGTATCTAACTCTAAACAAACAACTAAACTGTTGCAATTTTGCAGTTACATATTCTTGAGACTTGGATACATTTCGGAATGTTCCAATATTATACATTtagatagttgtggccacaacttgaaTCTTTTaaactgtatttgttttttaaactgtatttgattaaaataataaaaaaaatatatatatactgtattaggtgaTTAAGTGTTTATATAAAATCTTAAATAATTTTTAGATATTCATTTGCAGAAATACTGTGgatataaatacaattatactaTACTGGATTATATTCTACCTTCAGCCCTGAAACTTATGGGCTCAACTCTctacaacattttttaaattttacataacTTGAACGTGTTTGAGAGGATAACGTTTTTGCTTGAGTGTGCTTGAAGGTAACAATTACAGTGAGATCTAGAGCAACTTTTTTATGATTTtcacagccaatagaaatgcaagataTGCCATGTTTAaatgcgtaacttgcattcaatattcagtgtacgatgGTGATCGTACGAAAAGGATCCTCCAAGCTCCTTGGCTCTGTGGTCACCGGTATTCAGTTCCTCGGTCGCCGGTATTCAGTTccttggtcgccggtcttcagttccatggtcctgaatgaagatagaagaggtcgtcgcttggaagaagactttaccgtcggacttcaggaacagtgagtacctatctgggggttagacttagtcttttgttttaattttttattttttttattttttagattagggatttaaatgggcagtaaaagagctgaatgcccctttaagggcgatggccatacaaatgcccatttaggggcaatgggtagtttaggattttaaagtgttgggttttttttattgtggggtgtttggtgggtggagggttttacagtttttttaaaggtaaaagagctgtttaacttagtgcaatgacctacaaaaggctcttttaagggctattggtagtttagtattagattggggggatattttttttttttttatttaatagggattaggtttattttttttatttttgataatttggtttattattttatgtaatgttagacttttttattttttgtaattttagattaatttaaatttaggttttgtttttttaaagtaattttaggttttttatttaattgtaatttaggattattttaattcatGTAAtgcggttaatttagggggtgttaggttagggggcttagtgattagttatttgcgttgtggggcatggcaaattaagggttaatagtttaaatagctagattgcattgtgggagcacggcagattaggggttaatagtttaaatagatactttaagatatggggcatggcggattaggggttaatagtttaaatagataatttgtgatatgggggttggcagattagggtttaatacatttattagttattgcactGGGGGGTTTGCGGTTgcaaggtagatattgcgcatgcgttaggtatttgATTTTAACACCGAGCAACCAGGAACACATACGCGCCGCGCGGCACTGTATATGCgatcaagtgtagtgtaaggtcgggttaccatagtagcctattaatgttttagaaatctggcatcgggtggaagcgttaacacaatgctaacttacacctacacaaaaagagtgACCGCACGCAAAGCGGAAACttttttaatggaaacctggtactaaattgGAGCCGTAATtcacttttagctgtcggccgctttggtagcttacggctccatttttaacggctcaatggaaacaagccctaaatAAGTTGGCAGACAATGGTATATAGAGCCGTTTCACATATCATAATCACAAATGATAACAGTTCTTCAAACAGAGAATTAAAAAAACAAGCATTCTTTGAGCATAAACagactaatttattttatttttctgcacatttttttttgcattatttttcttaTTTCACAAAGAATAGGTTAATGCTGGGAAATAGGTTCCTTTTCAGGTCTAAGCAACATGTACCAAAGCGCAATCACTTGCTGAAATAATTTATGATACTCAGCTTGTTTGAGAACATGGGTCTTTTTTTAAATCAATAGGAATATTTTGCAGTGGTTTCTTGACATTATCTACTTTGTTTATACTAGAGGTGATAGTTTAGTCTAGTGTATAAAGTTTGTAGCAAAATATTTTCAGGAATTATCATTACAAATATAAAGCAGCCTATTGTTTAACAGAGTAAAGCAACAATTGGATTACATTCAGAAGCCAGCATTTTCCTCGTGCTTAGCAGGGAATCCAAAGAGGAGAATGAACTGCAGTAACCTTGCAATGCTTTCAGGCATCACAATGAAGTATAGGCTTTCAAATTATCAGAAAGTAGACCATGTTGTATGCACTTTGCTCTCTAACAGAAGTTCTATTATCTATTTACAATGTATGCACTTTTTATTGTTATGTATttcaaacaagaaataaaactttatatTTATGCTACTAACCTTTATATCTTCTTCAATATTATTTCAAACAGAAGTATTATATTCTAGTTGTTTCTTAcacaaaatgcataaaaataatgCAGTAAATAGGTCCTTTTGTCTTTGCTTTTGCGAGAGCACAATCTAATATTGTTAGGAACTTGGATCTTAATCCAAATTGAggtagacaaaaaaaaaatgctgttaaatgtaaagtctaattaaaaaataaaaactaccaaagCAGTGTTGGTAGTGAAGTTATGTAATACCAATCCACATATAGTGATACTATCTTTGCTCTGTTCAAACAATAATGTCAATATAGATTTCCTGAATGTagtttaatatatatgtttatatatataaaaatgtgacatataaaaagatagatgatagattgatgatagaatgataaataaatagattattaATAATGTATTATTTGCCATCATGTTCTtggcttttgattttttttttcttatctgacCCCACATTTAGTTCAAGAGTACTGGGTGAGATGTTTATATTCTTTACCTTCATCTGATCCCCCACATTATCTATATATCCCTCCTCTTGCCTCCTAATTGGTGCAATAGTCTGGACAGGCTGGGTTGCTTTCCCTTTCTATTTGCCCAGCCCCTATCACCAGTCACCAGCCTCCCAATAAGTAGTGCTGCAGAGTAAAGCCAAGCAGATCATCCCTAAGACAGGATTAGCAGCAGCAGCAAGCACTGTGCTTTACACTCACTGATAAAATGGTAGATGCTTTCTGTGCAACCTGGAAGCTGGTAGACAGCCAGAACTTTGATGAGTACATGAAAGCTCTGGGTAGGTGCTTCATACTTTAAGCTGTAGATTTTTGATGCCCTCAGCACTCCCTCAGATATTTATACCTCATACCTCTATAATACTTCAGTATCCTGTGCAGCATGTCAGCAAGGATATAACCTAGATATTTTCATTTACCTTCTGCTGGGAacattttgtaataatatttctcaGCTTCATTTTCTTTAATGCAGTGTGCTGCATAGAGATAAAATGCAACTGTGAGGTAAtactatgcaaaacctcaatagcTACAACTATTTTATGTGTGTGGAAGTTACAAATTTAGTGAAAGCAACAGACTTAGGCATGTGACCCAATTACTGCACAACCAACGGACAGGCTGTAAGTCATCCATATTCATTTTTGCCTCTAACTTCTGCAGGAGTTGGATTCGCCACCAGACAAGTGGGAAATGTGACCAAACCTACTGTTATCATCAGCAAAGAGGGAGACAAGGTTGTGATTAGAACCCAGAGCACGTTCAAGAATACCGAGATCAGTTTCAAGTTGGCAGAGGAATTTGACGAGGCCACTGCAGATGACAGGAACTGCAAGGTAGGTGATTGTATCCAAAGGATACTGACAAGCAAATACTTTGCCTAACATTTCATTTTCAAAGAGAACTATGGTTTTACAAATGATATATTTCTTGcaattatcaaaaagaaattaaaattatataCATAAACCTTCCTTTGAACTTATTTATGTGAACTACACTTATTTATTTGTAtcttaatattttatatctttaagcTCCTAATTAACTCAGATTTTGTTTCGTTGATTGGATAAGTAAAATGCAGATGTACAAATGACTCTTGTCATTGCCATTAAAGTGAAGTATGTGCTTTAGAAATGTTCACAAATAAAATGTtggcattattaataataataataataatatgttcacTGTATGTCAATTTTACAACTAGTTATCCTGAAAGTTATTTCTCCAATCTCATATTCATATAGCATTTGGTTATATCAGAGAGTGTAAAAGACTAATTATAATTGCAgaaaacataacaatataataaatgTGATCTTTGGGAATATCCTAAAACATGTAGCTTGtaattctatgtatttttttcttttcaatgtgtTTAATCAACTATATCTGGAAATATTTGTTATCAGTTACTTGCTTGATTGCTCTTCAAGGTACAATATTAAAGGTTCTGTACTGTGGATGTGTTCCTTGTAtaaataacacttaaagggatactaaacccacatttttctttcataattcagatagagcatgtaattttaagctactttctaatttactcctattatcaatttgtcttcgttcttttgctatctttatttaaaaagcaggaatgtaacgcttaggagccggcccattttaggtttagcaccctggatagtgcttgtttattgttattgtttattaagcaagcataacccaggttctaaaccaaaaatgggctgactcctaagctttacattcctgctttttaaacaaagatatcaaaagaacgaagacaaattgataataggagtaaattagaaaggtgcttaaaattgctgctctatctgaatcatgaaagaaaatatttgggtttagtgtccctttaagaattgtttttttaatgttcagTCTGTAGAATTGATTATGATACCTGTTTTGATAAATGCTTAAACAAGTTACCCTTAGTCAGTGTGTTGCTTATGTATTATAAATTGTAGTATGTCTTTAAATGAAAACATTTCTTGAATGATGTGCTATTATTTGCATGGTTGGCACTGGGTCTGTTaaatgtttcattttttacacaaagaaatgtaaattatatttaaaggtaatAAATGAATACCAAGCAAGATATTTCTGTCACAAAACATTGTTCATGGATGCTTGAGTCTCCTATAGTAACTTGTGTCTATTGTATTAACATTGGCCTGGGCTCCTACTGAAATTTAAATTCCTTTATTGTTTTCAGTCCACAGTAACACTTGAAGGGGATAAGCTGGTCCACGTGCAGAAATGGGATGGAAAGGAGACTAAGTTTGTAAGGGAAATCAAAGATGACAAAATGGTTATGGTAAGtaatgcattattaaagggactttTTTTATGTATGCATCAGAAATGAATCACTGCATTACAAAAAGATCTGCATTGAAAATAAAGGTTTAagaaatgttttggttttttttagtaattgtattGCAGTCCACTAATTGTAATTGTATTGCAGTCCAGTGACACACTCTTTGAAAATCCTCTCTAGTATTCTTTATCTATGTCACTTTCTGTgcccaagcaatcactgtgtagcatgtagaaATATCAGAGCTCTGAGGTCCATAGACTATACTCTAGCTTTCCTGGCAGCAGTAGAAAAACTACAATTTTATGATTGATAATGCAGGGAAAGagggcaataaataaataataaaacacattttaaagttgttcTAACTATGCATTATTAAAAACATTTGT
This genomic stretch from Bombina bombina isolate aBomBom1 chromosome 4, aBomBom1.pri, whole genome shotgun sequence harbors:
- the FABP7 gene encoding fatty acid-binding protein, brain, whose protein sequence is MVDAFCATWKLVDSQNFDEYMKALGVGFATRQVGNVTKPTVIISKEGDKVVIRTQSTFKNTEISFKLAEEFDEATADDRNCKSTVTLEGDKLVHVQKWDGKETKFVREIKDDKMVMTLTFGDIVSVRQYEKA